AATATCAAACAATTCAAAGTCATTTAGAATAAGAGTGCTACACTTAAACGATGTTAAAATTAAGATATTACCAATTATTAAGATAATAATATTAACCTTAATCTGTGCGGACCTTCACatctttaaaattattttaaatgttattacaACACATCTCAAACATAAAGACAAGGATTCATCAGAGACAAAAAAGTTCTCATATCCgtaatttaatttactttaaaaatcCGATATGTGGATATATGATATGTAttttagtatttagtattttagtTTTCTTAATCTAAACTTCTCCACTGTACTCCACTGTGCCATTGTATGAGAATCTGTTGCCTGCCAGCCATAGCTCAGGTCAAAATGATCCCAGAGTTTTTCATAGCCCTTGTGTCCGCATGCTGAAGTTAGCTTTGAGCTAGCTGGCTACCAGTGCTCCGGCGCCTGCACAGCTGTTGACTTGGTATCATTCACAAAATGGCAACAGAAGCGAAACGACCCAAGGTTGAGGCTTTAATAGTTAAAATCTAACTCTGCGGATAATATAtgatgtatttgtgtatttgcgTTTGTGTGGCCTAGACAGTAAGTTAGCTACACTGTACACAGCTATATGTGTGAGTAGCTGCTAGCGGTGCATGATGGGGTGTCTGTCAGTGGGCTGTGTTGAAGTTGTAAGCTACTTAAGCCAAAGTCGTCAGTGGCGTTAGTCTGTCGGTATATAGCATGATATTTGTACATATTAGCTTCTATAATGTCGGTGAGGTTGTCACTATTGAATTAATTTGAAACCATATAGGTTATCATTGAAGGTAGCTAGTGTTTTAATAATATAAAACGTGAAAGTTGGCTCTGTCTTAAACAGGGTGAACCAAGTGCGCCGTAACATGAGGTCACACACTCACGATCATATAAGTTATGCTCaagtttttctctgtgtgactcTGTTGCTGACAGGTAGATGAAGGCTCAGAGCTCAGTCCTCTGGAGAATTTTCTGCGGTGGTGCAGTAGAGTCGGTTTGGTACTCAGCAATAAGGTATGTTGTCAGAAACTGCACCAGCATgcctgtcagacagacagacagacagagtacTATGACACTGAATTCATTTAGGTAatcagtctctgtgtctgtctgtctgacagtcaGGCAGTTTATTATCAATCGTTTTCCTTCCATTTTTTCATCAGAAACAGAATCATTATTCAGAATGATTATTACGTTTTGAAGACTGTCCACTTCCTGAGTTGAACCCATTCTCTGTAACTATACTGGTCAAGGTTTTTAGGATGgatgtctctctctgcaggtgtatGTGAGTAAAGAGGGAACCGTTGCAGAGTATGGGATGCTGGCTAAGGACAACATAGAAGAGGGGGAGGTTTTATTCACTATCCCCAGATCAGCTCTTCTCCACCAGGGAACAACCAAAGTGTCTGCCCTCCTGGAGAAAGGTAACGTTTACAATTACAAAGACGCTTTTGCCTGCGTCGTCCGTCTGTCTGTAACCACTGTGTTACTCTCTTTTTCCTTCACAGAGAAGTCATCACTGGAGAGCTCTTCAGGCTGGGTTCCCCTGCTGTTGACTCTGCTGTACGAACACACGTCCTCAGAGTCCCACTGGAAACCTTACCTCTCTCTTTGGACCGACTTCAAGACATTGGATCACCCTATGTTCTGGTAAGAGATCATTTCTAATCAGTGTCTCAGTCTCATCCTTAGAGAACACTTGTCAGTCAGCTGATGCTGTAACAGCTTTGATGAAGTGTGAATTTTGTAGCTTTCGCTGTAGTAACTTACAGCCCATATATTCAGGTCTAATGAAGAGAGAAGCAGACTGCTGAGGGGAACAGGTATTCCAGAGGCTGTGGATACAGACTTGGCTAACATCCGTAGGGAATACACAGATGTGGTCCTGCCTTTTATCATCCAGCATCCTGATTTCTGgaaccccaacacacacacactggacttGTACACACAGCTGGTGGCCTTTGTCATGGCCTACAGGTCAGTGAGCATGAGAAAAGTGCATGTAAACTCATGCACATGAAGTGTCTGaaaccccacccaccccaccccaccccccacttcAGCCCTGAGCTCTAAAATCTCATCTCCCTCGTCCATTCCTTCCTGACCCCcctgttcttcctctttctctgtgtagtTTCCAAGAGCCacaggaagaggatgatgatgaagacgaggacgaggaagaggagaaggctCCCAATCCACCAATGATGGTTCCCATGGCCGACATGCTAAACCACGTGTCTAATCACAACGCTAATCTGGAGTTCACACCAGTGAGCTGACACACCCACTTTAATATTAATTGACTGCTTCTATTTCAGATGTATAGATgtgatattttattgtttaatttgcCAGAACAGCTTATCTATGAAGGCACATACATGAGAAGTGAGGAAGCACTTTAAAATTCCagtttttctcactgtttcttgttttctcattcctttttcattctctctgcaCTCCCATCTCTCTCAGGACAGTCTGAAGATGGTTTGCGTGCGGCCCATTCATAAAGGCGAGGAGGTGTTTAACACCTACGGGCAGATGGCCAACTGGCAGCTGCTTCATATGTACGGCTTCACCGAACCTTATCCAAGCAACATCAACGACACTGCTGACATCCCCATCACCAACCTCTACAAAGTCGTCAGACAAGGTGATTGACAAGTGACAGACAGTTGTAGAGAGATTATAGAGGACTTACAGGAGAGAGGGTGTAACAGACTGAATAAGTCAGTGTGCTCAGGGATACTGGAAGTTTGTTAGAGTTGGGAGTGTGGAGAGAAACTGAATACAGAATGTTGTGTAATATTCAGGGTTTTGTACAATTTATTTATAACCTTTGGTATACATACACTCTTAAAAATGTTCTAACAGTAAACATGGCACAAACATTAAAGGTCAGGCTATTCaagagcgaggaggaggagagagagcttTACTCATGAAAGGGTTTCATGGCTGCATCTTCACTGCAACTGTGATATCATGCTTTAATAACCTGTGGTGTACAGTATCTAGCTCTTGCAGCTGCAGGTCTATTGAACGTGTATCCGACAAACAGTTACCAGTCTAGTCTGCAGTGTAGTGTAACACATATGCTTCATCTCCTTTTGGAGTCAGTTAATTCCAAACCAAACCTGCCAAACCTCCAACAGGCAGACAAATGAACTGTACAGAGGAGTTTCACCTATAATAAGATCTGTGATTCCTCATTGGCTATTTTGATTCAGTGGCACTTGAAAAACATATTAGTTGTGTTTTCCATGTTTGTCTATTGGGTCATGTTGTAGGAGTAATGGTTGGTTCATTTGATAATACTGAGATGAATCAGTTTGACAGTAGACTGCAGATTTGTTCGTGTGATACAGATGTTTGCCAGCAGCTGTATGAATTTCTGTAAAGTTCGAGTTTAGCTTCTAGCAGGGGAGTGTCCttgtatctgtatttgtgtatgGGTAGAAATAGACATAGACCTAGCTACATACCTAGATGCAGACATTGTATTTTCTCAGTAAATTCAGAGGACAAgaattcattttattatcagAATCATAGTTTACAGTGGCTAttaacaaatacacagactgtCAGAGTTCAACCCCttcagatttgttgttgtttcttatGTTCTTGTTCTACTTCCAGGTATTCAGTCTGATTTGGACCGGCAGCTGGTGGAGGAGCAGTGGGAGATGCTGTGTCAGATGATGCCAGAGAAAGGAGCCTTTGTCTTTGGTAAACAGGGCTGCCTCACCGACTCAGAGCTACATACTGCACTCAAGGTGAGGACCGAGTACATACAGCAGTGCTGCACTAATGGTCTTTTCGCTTGTAAACTTAACAAATCCCTGGGAAACACTTGAAAGACCACCTTGTCAGGGATGAGTATTTGCTTTGTATGTTTTCAGGTGCTGTGTATGTCAAAGGAAGAGTTCTCAgatttcaaagaaaatgaaggatgggaggaagatgatgaggaagaagagaagattTCACTCGGTTTCTCTAATGAGGGTCTCCCAGGATTAAAGGCTTCGTGGAAAGGGCTGATTCATGAAGCCGCCCGTATAACTCTGAGGTCCTATGAAGACGGTGACGAGGGGGAGAAAATCAGGGATGGTGACCAGGCACTGATAGAGGACAAGGCAGCCTTAGCTGGACTGAGCCGCAGGCAGCAGAATGCACTGCAGGTAAAATTTGGACAGAGGACCATCCTGCACAGACTGATGGAGCTCACTAAGCCATGAGTACAGCTGTGACAGGGACTGGGACTTTagtggaaacttttttttttatctaaaaaCTTCTTtcaaaacactgtcaaattTGTTCCcctgaagatgtttttttattttcagcagttcTTGTTTTGTACTCCTACTGACTGTGttgataattaaaatgttttgtctttaccTGTACAGAAAACAGGTATTATGATGacaaatgtgtgattttatttgctATAGTCTGCAACTACCTCTGTGTTAAATGGGAAAAGCATTCATCTGCAAGGTACAAACTGCCCAGACACATCCGCCTCATGTCAAAAAGACAGATGACTTTAACTGCAGCTGTGGGATTCTGAGGTAATGTCACATTCAGGACTGACTAGTGACTGAGAACAGCCTCAGTCACTGGTTCACCTCATtctatttattgtatttttactgaattagtttgtgcattttaatgcaaacaacCTGTTGGCATCAACATGaccaaaaatataattttccaTATCTATTACTACGTTTTTGAAACTGAGTAAATATTAACCAATGCAGATATTGGTTAAGACACTGGACAACATACAGCTTCTAGGATTTGAGTTGTAACATTTTCTAGTCTTGTAAGGCCCTGACAGGCCATGCAGTCCTCAGAATGTACATGACACATTTTCCATTAATGacacacagcagttttttttttttttttttttttgggggggggggggggattgtGATAATCAAAACAAGATTTAAACCttaatcaaaatgttaaaaacaattcatttttaaCACTGACCTGTAGTCTGAAAACTAATACAGGGAGTATTTATACGAATTATGTTTACTAAAAGATACCATGTGACATTATTGAAACAGCTGGTATATTAGCACCATCATTTTACTCTTGTAGTCCTCAAAGAACACAGATGCGTTGCAGTTTGAATGCTTTATTTCCTGTATGTATGCATACTGCAGTTAAGTAGCAAGAACTAAAGGCAAACTAGAAAGGActacaaaatacaacacatggaccaatacatttacaaaacattcaaaatgttacaaaatggGCTGTATTGGTCCTTCTATTGTTGTTCTTCAATTTGGATCTTTGTACAAATTGTCAAGATACGATGTCACCATCACTTTGCACAATTTTACAAGTGCCAGGGAGAGACTTCCAGAGCCATTTTGAAATGGGCAAACCATGAGCAAATGGTCTCcaccaacacactgacacaccagGAGTAGacccctcccccacccacctGGCAGACTAAACTACATCTTCTTGTCCCACTCAGGGATAAAAAGGAATCAAATGAAAGTAGCAGGCagctttttttcatcttctaCCATTCAGCCTCTGAAAgcaaaaaaaggtcagaaaaaagATTTGTGTGGGAGGGAAGCAAACCAAGGACTTTGGTAGtgagtgaaaatatgtttacatgtcaggatacattttatttgacatgtgAATTGTTCTCCACTTATTTACTCTCCCGCTCTCCcttttttcaatatttacatCAAAGCATCAAAAAAGTATATTAAACAGCATGTCCCAATCCACTCTCCATCTCAATTCAGCCCCAAAGGgataaacaaaaatctaaatctttAGATCCGTGAGCAGTAGTCCTTTCATCCACATTTCAAATGACTGTGGTTGCCAGTTTATCCAGTGCCAACAGAAaagagggaggtgtgtgtgtgtgtggtgggggagTGGGTCAAGGCCGCGGCATCTCTCCCGAGGGCTATGAGCTGGCTGGTTCACAGGCTAGCTGGCACCGGTGCCCTCCATCACCTGCTGGGCCTGCTTCTGTCCCATGCAGCACTGGGCTACTGACTGGAACAGCCTGAGGACAGAGGGGAGAAGTGCGACGTGAACATCTATCAAGGAGCAGCACAAAAGCTGGAAGGTAAGGCTGATATCACTTTATTATGAACATTCACCCTAAAGCAGCAATGAGTTTTAATATTCTGCAGGTTCAGTTACTGTATTAAGTGCAAGTAAAATGAGTCAAATATTGAACCTACTTTTCAATCTCAGGGGCACAATGCACAAAATCATGGCTCCAGAACTTGAAGGCAGGATTCTTGATCAGCTCGATGAAGGTGATGAGGAGACCCCATGGGTGAGGCCTGTTCACTATTAGCCTCTCCAACAGAACCCTGGAGTGGGAAGGGAGGACAGTGCTTTAGTTAACAGCCCTTGTACGTCAACTTGGCGATGGTTGGATATATTCCTTCTCACGAGATAATCTAACTCAGACTCGGCCTCACCTGGTGATCTGCTCCTGGATGGCCTCTGTGTTGGCCTCAGCAAACAGATAGAGCATGGTGCAGCTGAAGTAGTGAGTGTGGCTGTTGGGGTAGCGCAGCTGATTGGCAATCGCATTCAGGAACAGGTAACGTCCTGAGAAAACAAGGCAGCAGAGACCTGATCAATGCTCTGCTTTGGTCAATTAAAGCACATCTTAATATCTTCTTCTTGATCCTTACACCAAAACAACCTGCGGTGACTAACACTTGTGTTTTAGATaccacaaaatattaaatgtaatttcaacCCATACAGAAGTCAGGGACATCCCATATAATGTAAAACTGTCTTTAGAGATGGCAGATGTGGAGACTGAAGATTTTAGTGCCGACTGATCCTGAACCAACCGCAAAAAGCTTTGTTCTACTATTTGAtagaaaaactgatttattttgtagGCTGCCACCTTACCCTCAGTGTCCAGATCCACGGCCAGGTTCTGGAAGATGTCCATGTGTGCCGAGTGAGTGATGGTGCTCATGGAGGGGGTGCTGCCCTTGTTGTGGATGTGAGCAATAGCCTGTGTGCCTACATACAACACTAGAGCATTGATCAGCTGGATGTTGTAGCGGTTTCCTGGCTCATTAGACACctgggagagaaaaaggaattaaaaaaaaaagtaatagaaTTGTATGATCATCAACTGAAGTATAGTAACACTAATAGTAAGATAACTTCAAAAAGATGGGCACTGGTCCTACCTGCAGGTTGCTGCGCAGCTCAGACAGGAAAGTGACTGGTGATCGAGTCTTCAGATACGAGTCCAGATCCTTCTTGAACTGGGAGGGCATAACGCCTGTGAAGTTGGTGAGGATGCGGGGAGCAATGTTGATCTCACTCAGCATGTCCACCTGCAGAAGAGGGGTGTTAATGGAGAGACAGATTGATAAGATCATTCTAATCGATGTCCTCTACTCATCTGGACTGAAAACGTGCACCACTATTTCCCACACAGCTGTCACTCAGTGTGTAATCCgaaaatcagaaaatgttagTGCGTGTGTGTCTACCTTGAGATTAGGTGTGAAGGGGTCAGGGAGCCTCATGTTGCGTGGAAAGGCACTGAGGATGAGGTTGCGGAGCTGGATGCAGTTGGGTGGGATAACATCACAGAAGCCGTAATGGTAGTCACAGAGGAACTCTGGGAAGtcatgcagcagaaccagaagCACTCGCAGTGTGCCCTGAAACAAccaattacaaaacaaaatgacaggGGGAGCAAAGAGATGAGTTTTAGGttttataatgaaaacatttaacaggaaacatctggacATTAACCActagactgacacacacaagtTATGAACAGAGGTAGACAAAGGCTGTCATCTATTAAGTGTCATGGCACTGACACTGGTCTATCAAGGTATCAAAGCACTGCAAATATTCCAAGGTTACTAATACAACAAAAATTACCAGAAACATGGGTTTCACTGTTGTCAAACTTGTCTGATACAGGCAGTTGTTATAAAGGAAAAAGAACAGAGCACCTTGTAGAGGATTTGCATAGGTTTGTTGAGCTCTACATTCCTCAGGAAAGGGGCCAGGT
Above is a window of Lates calcarifer isolate ASB-BC8 linkage group LG10, TLL_Latcal_v3, whole genome shotgun sequence DNA encoding:
- the setd6 gene encoding N-lysine methyltransferase setd6 codes for the protein MATEAKRPKVDEGSELSPLENFLRWCSRVGLVLSNKVYVSKEGTVAEYGMLAKDNIEEGEVLFTIPRSALLHQGTTKVSALLEKEKSSLESSSGWVPLLLTLLYEHTSSESHWKPYLSLWTDFKTLDHPMFWSNEERSRLLRGTGIPEAVDTDLANIRREYTDVVLPFIIQHPDFWNPNTHTLDLYTQLVAFVMAYSFQEPQEEDDDEDEDEEEEKAPNPPMMVPMADMLNHVSNHNANLEFTPDSLKMVCVRPIHKGEEVFNTYGQMANWQLLHMYGFTEPYPSNINDTADIPITNLYKVVRQGIQSDLDRQLVEEQWEMLCQMMPEKGAFVFGKQGCLTDSELHTALKVLCMSKEEFSDFKENEGWEEDDEEEEKISLGFSNEGLPGLKASWKGLIHEAARITLRSYEDGDEGEKIRDGDQALIEDKAALAGLSRRQQNALQVKFGQRTILHRLMELTKP